The Pseudanabaena galeata CCNP1313 genome includes a region encoding these proteins:
- a CDS encoding sulfate/molybdate ABC transporter ATP-binding protein, which translates to MGIVVESVVKQFGDFLALDNINLEVKTGSLVALLGPSGSGKSTLLRLIAGLETPDRGKIFLTGKDATDQDVRDRNIGFVFQHYALFKHMNIRRNIGFGLEIRKEPKAKIAERVEELLELIQLKGLGHRYPSQLSGGQRQRVALARALAVQPSVLLLDEPFGALDAKVRKELRAWLRRLHDEVHVTSVFVTHDQEEAMEVADEIVVMNKGKIEQIGTPAEVYDHPATPFVMSFIGPVNVLPANRDRKSEFHEIHQHDSDVYIRPRDIHIELEPTSTSISARITRLIHLGWEVQAELILGDGQVLTAHLTRERYDELKLQPQQYVHIEPKDAKSFPLDYSI; encoded by the coding sequence GTGGGCATTGTTGTAGAAAGCGTAGTTAAGCAATTTGGTGATTTTTTAGCCCTAGACAATATCAATCTTGAGGTCAAAACTGGCTCTTTGGTGGCGTTATTAGGTCCATCTGGCTCTGGTAAGTCCACTTTATTACGATTGATTGCTGGCTTAGAAACCCCTGATCGCGGCAAGATTTTTCTGACTGGCAAGGATGCCACTGATCAAGATGTACGCGATCGCAACATTGGCTTTGTGTTTCAGCACTATGCCCTATTCAAGCATATGAACATCCGCCGCAATATTGGCTTTGGGCTAGAAATACGCAAAGAACCGAAAGCGAAAATTGCCGAACGTGTTGAAGAATTATTAGAATTAATTCAACTTAAAGGTTTAGGTCACCGCTATCCATCCCAACTATCGGGCGGACAGCGCCAACGGGTCGCCCTCGCCCGCGCTCTCGCTGTTCAACCCAGTGTCCTGCTCCTTGATGAACCATTTGGAGCACTCGATGCCAAAGTCCGCAAAGAGTTACGGGCTTGGCTACGCCGACTCCATGATGAGGTGCATGTCACCAGTGTATTTGTTACCCATGACCAAGAAGAAGCGATGGAAGTTGCTGACGAAATTGTGGTGATGAATAAGGGCAAAATCGAGCAAATTGGTACACCTGCGGAAGTTTACGATCATCCAGCCACTCCCTTTGTGATGAGCTTTATTGGACCTGTGAACGTACTTCCTGCCAATCGCGATCGCAAGAGTGAGTTTCATGAAATTCATCAGCACGATAGTGATGTTTACATTCGTCCTCGCGATATTCATATCGAACTTGAACCAACGAGCACTTCTATATCCGCCAGAATCACGAGATTGATTCATCTTGGTTGGGAAGTTCAGGCTGAATTAATACTAGGCGATGGACAGGTTTTGACTGCTCACCTGACTCGTGAACGCTATGATGAGTTGAAGTTACAACCACAGCAATATGTCCACATTGAGCCAAAGGATGCCAAGTCATTTCCACTCGATTATTCGATTTAG